TCTTTTAATAGGTATTGGCGGTGGTAAAGTCTTAGATACTACAAAAGGTACGGCAGAACGATTAAACGTTGATTTTGTCTTAATACCAACTGTTGCCGGAACTTGTGCCTGTGCGACCCCAGTAGCTGCCGTCTATAACCCTGATCATTCCTTTAAATGTGTTGATTATTATCAACGCTCTGGCTTTTTAACGCTAGTTGATTATGATTTATTGGTCAAATCACCAAGAGAATATTTGATTGGCGGTATTTGTGATACACTAGCTAAATGGTATGAATCAGAAATTATTAATCGACAAAAAGATAAACAAGAATTACCAGCTATGGTGCAATTAGGTCTTGCTGCAGCTAAAGTTTCGATTGATGTTTTGTTAAAAGATACCAAAGCATCACTTCAATCTCATTCAAAAGAGGAAGTAACACCTGCATTTGAACGTGTGGTAGATACTGTATTTGCTGTTTCAGCTTATGTTGGTTGCCTTGCCTGTGAAGCTGGTCGTATGGCCGGAGCTCACGCAATTCATAATGGTCTGACTCAATATTCTGAAACAAATACTATACAACATGGCGTTAAAGTTGCCTATGGAATCTTAGTTCAACTTTGTGCAACCAATGATATTGATGAAGTGAAAAAATTAGTTCCATTTTATCAAGAAAATGGCTTTATTTATTCATGGGATCAACTTCATATTACTAGTGCAAGCTTTGAAGAAGCTGCTCATAAAGTTGCTAAATTTGCAGCTTCAGATAGAGAAACATTCAATTTAGCAGTTAAAAATGTAACAACCGAAGAAGTTTACCAAGCAATGGTGACTTTAGAGGACACCATAAATTCTCTTTAAGCTCAGTTGACAAAATGAATAAGTTTCGTTATGATAAAAAAATCAATTAAATAAAATCCGAATGATATTATACAGGAGAAGAAAGTTTCACTTTCGCCGAAGGAGTTATACTCTCAGGTATCTCAATTGAGATGGGACTGTTTAATGGACGGGCTTCTGGAGAGACCTTGAGAATTTTTAATTCTCACCTTTTTAAAAGGACGGCGCCGAAGGGGCAAGGCTAATAAGTACAAGCTCAATCTCTCAGGCAAAAGGACAGAAGGTAAGTAAGTATTATTTTGTAATGCCTTGATAGAAATCACGACAGTCTATTTACTTATCCATTCAGAAGTTATCTAGTCATAGATAACTTTTTTTGTATAGCATTTCGGTAAGGAGAATAGGGTGTATACACTTTTAAAAATGATTGACAACTTCATTTGGGGACTTCCTTTATTACTATTATTA
This Streptococcus urinalis 2285-97 DNA region includes the following protein-coding sequences:
- a CDS encoding iron-containing alcohol dehydrogenase family protein, giving the protein MEFQSVVRGEASQYYAEIGAVNKLEEKVTLFKTPIIITGEKSYQAFLDVREKEPEFPVLRYDRTASHENMDLLASQAKELGADLLIGIGGGKVLDTTKGTAERLNVDFVLIPTVAGTCACATPVAAVYNPDHSFKCVDYYQRSGFLTLVDYDLLVKSPREYLIGGICDTLAKWYESEIINRQKDKQELPAMVQLGLAAAKVSIDVLLKDTKASLQSHSKEEVTPAFERVVDTVFAVSAYVGCLACEAGRMAGAHAIHNGLTQYSETNTIQHGVKVAYGILVQLCATNDIDEVKKLVPFYQENGFIYSWDQLHITSASFEEAAHKVAKFAASDRETFNLAVKNVTTEEVYQAMVTLEDTINSL